One stretch of Chryseobacterium fluminis DNA includes these proteins:
- a CDS encoding ribonucleoside-diphosphate reductase subunit alpha, which translates to MEEQNSNIWWLNEESEQMLNRGYLLKGETVDGAIDRITTAAAKKLYKPELQPAFKEMITKGWISFSSPVWANMGTQRGLPISCFNVHIPDSIEGITHKMGEVIMQTKIGGGTSGYFGELRNRGTAVTDNGKSSGAVSFMKLFDTAMDVVSQGGVRRGAFAAYLDIDHGDIEEFLSIKDIGSPIQNLFTGICVPDYWMQDMIDGDMDKRKIWARVLESRQQKGLPYIFFTDNVNRNKPQVYKDLGMPVNASNLCSEIMLPSTREESFICCLSSMNLELYDEWKDTNAVQLAVYFLDAVLTEFIEKTEGNYYLQGARNFAMRHRALGLGVLGYHSYLQKNMIPFESFEATQFNARAFRHIKEQAELASRELANIYGEPELLKGYGLRNTTTMAIAPTTSSSAILGQTSPGIEPFASNYYKAGLAKGNFMRKNKYLAKLLEEKGLDNEETWRTIMLNHGSVQHLKELTDEEKAVFKTFKEISPMEIISQAAQRQQYIDQAQSLNLQIPSTMPVKDVNYLYIEAWKKGVKTLYYQRSSSVSKEMMVNFVSCSACEA; encoded by the coding sequence ATGGAAGAACAAAATTCAAATATATGGTGGCTCAATGAAGAGTCTGAGCAAATGCTTAACAGAGGGTATCTGTTGAAGGGAGAAACTGTAGACGGGGCAATCGACAGAATCACCACTGCTGCTGCCAAAAAATTATACAAACCGGAACTTCAGCCCGCTTTCAAAGAAATGATCACCAAAGGATGGATCAGCTTTTCATCTCCTGTGTGGGCAAACATGGGAACACAGAGAGGTCTTCCTATTTCTTGTTTCAACGTTCATATTCCTGACAGTATCGAGGGAATTACCCACAAAATGGGTGAAGTTATCATGCAGACAAAAATCGGAGGCGGTACTTCCGGATATTTTGGAGAACTCCGTAACAGAGGAACTGCAGTAACTGATAATGGGAAATCATCGGGCGCCGTTTCTTTCATGAAACTGTTTGACACCGCGATGGATGTCGTTTCTCAGGGAGGGGTACGAAGAGGAGCCTTTGCCGCTTATCTGGATATTGATCACGGTGATATTGAAGAGTTCTTATCAATTAAAGATATCGGGAGCCCGATTCAAAATTTATTCACAGGGATTTGCGTTCCTGATTACTGGATGCAGGATATGATCGATGGAGATATGGATAAGCGTAAGATCTGGGCAAGAGTTCTTGAAAGCCGTCAGCAGAAAGGTCTTCCTTATATTTTCTTTACAGATAATGTGAACAGGAATAAACCACAGGTTTACAAAGATCTTGGAATGCCGGTGAATGCAAGCAATCTTTGTTCGGAGATCATGCTTCCGTCTACAAGAGAAGAATCTTTCATTTGCTGCTTATCATCCATGAACTTAGAATTGTACGATGAGTGGAAAGATACGAATGCTGTACAGCTGGCCGTTTATTTCCTGGATGCCGTTTTAACTGAGTTTATCGAAAAAACAGAAGGAAACTACTACCTTCAGGGAGCAAGAAACTTCGCCATGCGTCACAGAGCCCTTGGATTGGGTGTTTTAGGATATCATTCTTACCTGCAGAAAAATATGATTCCGTTTGAAAGCTTTGAAGCCACTCAATTCAATGCGAGAGCTTTCAGACACATCAAAGAACAGGCAGAACTCGCTTCAAGAGAATTAGCAAATATCTACGGGGAACCGGAATTGTTAAAAGGATATGGCTTGAGAAATACCACTACCATGGCCATTGCTCCTACCACTTCAAGTTCTGCGATCTTAGGACAGACCTCTCCCGGGATTGAACCGTTTGCTTCTAATTATTACAAAGCCGGCTTAGCTAAAGGAAACTTTATGCGTAAAAACAAATATTTAGCCAAATTGTTAGAAGAAAAAGGCCTTGACAATGAAGAAACCTGGAGAACGATCATGCTGAATCATGGTTCTGTGCAACATTTAAAAGAGCTGACTGACGAAGAGAAAGCAGTATTTAAAACATTCAAAGAGATTTCTCCAATGGAAATTATCTCTCAGGCAGCACAAAGACAGCAATATATCGATCAGGCTCAGTCTCTTAACTTACAGATTCCTTCTACAATGCCTGTAAAAGATGTTAATTATCTTTATATTGAGGCCTGGAAAAAAGGAGTAAAAACACTTTACTACCAAAGAAGTTCTTCTGTTTCCAAAGAAATGATGGTTAATTTTGTTAGCTGTTCAGCTTGTGAAGCATAA
- a CDS encoding DUF4241 domain-containing protein has product MTHIENIKKLFSKDFVESPLLESFEVGKIYLSSGKLVACDPLITNDMQPFSVQFPKGDFSVLLHKERESNCVAYAEIIFNNSAVSEWKLATTPGQDLRDLSEGEVFGFPVESGMGCFMDVDTQNSLNELEQKLYKSKGADFQGIYEEFFHEHFFDENGAIDQYAFLKPNEKHPGTIFAFETGYGEGFYASYIAFDKNNAPVKIITEFIEIS; this is encoded by the coding sequence ATGACACACATAGAAAACATAAAAAAACTATTCTCTAAAGACTTTGTCGAAAGTCCTTTGCTGGAAAGTTTTGAAGTGGGTAAAATATATCTTTCCAGTGGAAAGCTGGTGGCCTGCGATCCTCTGATCACCAATGATATGCAGCCCTTTTCCGTACAATTTCCGAAAGGAGACTTTTCTGTTTTATTACACAAAGAAAGAGAGAGCAACTGTGTAGCGTATGCTGAGATTATTTTTAATAACTCAGCTGTTTCCGAATGGAAACTGGCCACAACACCCGGGCAAGACCTGAGAGATCTCTCCGAAGGAGAGGTTTTCGGATTTCCCGTGGAAAGCGGAATGGGATGTTTTATGGATGTTGATACCCAGAACAGCCTGAATGAATTGGAACAGAAATTATATAAAAGCAAAGGAGCCGATTTTCAGGGAATTTATGAGGAATTTTTCCATGAACATTTTTTTGATGAGAACGGCGCTATTGATCAATATGCTTTCTTAAAACCTAACGAAAAACACCCAGGAACAATATTCGCCTTTGAAACAGGTTATGGTGAAGGTTTTTACGCCAGCTATATCGCTTTTGATAAAAATAATGCACCGGTAAAAATAATTACAGAATTTATAGAGATTAGTTGA
- a CDS encoding valine--tRNA ligase, producing MQISEKYNPQETEQKWYNYWLENKYFHSEPNDKPPYTVVIPPPNVTGILHMGHMLNNTIQDVLVRRARMQGFNACWVPGTDHASIATEAKVVAKLKSEGISKSEITREEFLKHAWDWTDKYGGTILEQLKKLGCSCDWDRTRFTMEPKLSQQVIKSFVDLYNKGLIYRGYRMVNWDPEAKTNISDEEVIFKEQNGKLYFLKYKIEGSEEFLSVATTRPETIFGDTAVCINPDDERYAHLKGKRVIVPIVNRVIPIIEDEYVDIEFGTGALKITPAHDINDYEIGQKHNLQMIDALDDDGNLNEHGLHYAGKNRFEVRKQIAKELEEKDLLLKAEDYVNKVGTSERTGAVIEPKVSVQWFLKMSEIAKPALDVVMDDEVKFYPEKFKNTYKHWMENIRDWNISRQLWWGQQIPAFYYGDGENDFVVAENIEEALVLAKQKTNNDQLTAENLKQDEDALDTWFSSWLWPMSVFDGLLDPENKDINYYYPTSDLVTGPDIIFFWVARMIMAGLEYRKEVPFKNVYFTGIVRDKQRRKMSKSLGNSPDPLELMDKYGADGVRVGILLSSAAGNDLLFDEDLMLQGRNFMTKIWSAFRLINMWSHEDKPANTTENQTIEWFENKLNKTIVEIDDQFEKFRISDALHLIYKLIWDDFCGSYLEAVKPNYGEGISKEVYGKTVALFEELMKLVHPFLPFQSEEIWQLISERTADEALVIAQQKKAEAFNEDIIRNFETASEIISGIRNYRQTKGISPKEAVEIYTNTSEFANEPVIKKLANVSEIHFRTKTDKPSFTFLVGATEISIPLSENLDLGEEKIKTEEELKYLKGFLISVDKKLSNEKFVANAKPEVVEVERKKQKDALDKIAILEDKLKTL from the coding sequence ATGCAGATTTCAGAAAAGTATAATCCACAGGAAACAGAACAGAAATGGTACAATTACTGGTTGGAAAACAAGTACTTCCATTCAGAACCCAATGATAAGCCGCCTTATACTGTTGTTATTCCTCCGCCAAACGTTACGGGGATCTTACATATGGGCCATATGCTTAATAATACCATCCAGGATGTTCTGGTCCGCCGTGCAAGAATGCAGGGCTTTAATGCCTGCTGGGTTCCGGGAACCGATCACGCTTCTATTGCTACGGAAGCTAAGGTAGTTGCCAAACTGAAATCTGAAGGGATCAGCAAGTCTGAGATCACCCGCGAAGAATTCTTAAAACATGCCTGGGACTGGACTGATAAGTATGGAGGAACGATTCTGGAGCAGCTGAAAAAATTAGGCTGTTCCTGTGATTGGGACAGAACCCGCTTTACCATGGAACCGAAACTTTCTCAGCAGGTCATCAAATCTTTTGTTGATTTATATAATAAAGGACTTATTTACAGAGGATACAGAATGGTCAACTGGGATCCTGAAGCGAAGACCAATATTTCTGATGAAGAAGTCATTTTTAAAGAGCAGAACGGAAAATTATATTTCCTTAAATATAAGATCGAAGGTTCAGAAGAATTCCTTTCGGTAGCTACAACGCGTCCTGAAACTATTTTCGGGGATACGGCAGTCTGTATCAATCCTGATGATGAGAGATATGCTCATCTTAAAGGAAAGAGAGTAATAGTGCCGATTGTAAACAGGGTGATTCCTATTATTGAAGACGAGTATGTAGATATTGAATTCGGAACCGGTGCGCTTAAAATTACTCCGGCTCACGACATCAACGACTATGAAATCGGTCAAAAACACAATCTCCAGATGATTGATGCTTTGGACGATGATGGAAACCTAAATGAGCATGGTTTGCATTACGCCGGCAAGAACAGATTTGAGGTAAGAAAACAGATCGCGAAAGAGTTAGAAGAAAAAGATCTTTTGTTAAAAGCAGAAGATTATGTAAATAAGGTAGGAACTTCAGAAAGAACAGGCGCCGTTATTGAGCCTAAAGTTTCAGTTCAGTGGTTTTTAAAAATGTCAGAAATTGCCAAACCGGCTTTGGATGTTGTGATGGATGATGAGGTTAAATTTTACCCTGAAAAGTTCAAAAATACGTATAAACACTGGATGGAAAACATCCGTGACTGGAATATTTCACGCCAGCTTTGGTGGGGACAGCAGATTCCTGCGTTTTATTACGGTGATGGGGAAAATGATTTTGTAGTTGCCGAAAACATTGAAGAAGCATTAGTTTTAGCAAAACAAAAAACCAATAATGATCAGCTTACAGCTGAGAACCTGAAACAGGACGAAGATGCTCTTGATACCTGGTTTTCATCGTGGTTATGGCCGATGTCTGTATTCGACGGATTGCTGGATCCTGAAAATAAAGATATCAATTATTATTATCCGACTTCAGACCTGGTAACAGGTCCGGATATTATTTTCTTCTGGGTGGCAAGAATGATCATGGCAGGATTGGAATACAGAAAAGAAGTTCCGTTCAAAAATGTATATTTTACAGGGATTGTAAGAGATAAACAGAGGAGAAAGATGTCAAAATCCTTAGGGAACTCACCGGATCCGCTGGAACTGATGGATAAATACGGTGCTGATGGGGTCCGGGTAGGAATTCTGTTAAGTTCTGCAGCCGGGAATGACCTGCTTTTTGATGAGGATTTGATGCTTCAGGGAAGAAATTTCATGACGAAGATCTGGAGTGCATTCCGTTTGATTAACATGTGGAGTCATGAAGATAAGCCGGCGAATACAACAGAAAATCAGACCATTGAATGGTTTGAAAATAAATTAAACAAGACCATCGTTGAAATTGATGATCAGTTTGAAAAGTTCAGAATTTCTGATGCTTTACACCTGATTTATAAACTCATCTGGGATGATTTCTGCGGTTCTTATCTTGAAGCAGTTAAACCCAATTACGGAGAAGGAATTTCTAAAGAAGTTTATGGCAAAACAGTTGCTCTTTTCGAAGAATTAATGAAACTGGTTCATCCGTTTTTACCGTTCCAGTCAGAGGAAATCTGGCAGTTAATTTCGGAAAGGACTGCCGATGAGGCTTTGGTTATTGCTCAGCAGAAGAAAGCGGAAGCATTTAATGAAGACATTATCAGAAACTTCGAAACAGCCTCAGAAATCATTTCGGGAATCAGAAATTACCGTCAGACTAAAGGGATATCTCCAAAAGAAGCGGTAGAAATTTATACCAATACTTCGGAATTCGCGAATGAGCCTGTTATTAAAAAGTTAGCCAACGTTTCAGAAATTCATTTCCGAACGAAGACAGATAAACCAAGCTTTACCTTCCTGGTAGGCGCAACGGAAATTTCTATTCCATTAAGTGAAAATTTAGACTTGGGAGAAGAAAAAATAAAAACAGAAGAAGAATTGAAATATTTAAAAGGATTTTTAATTTCTGTTGACAAAAAATTATCTAACGAGAAGTTTGTGGCCAATGCAAAACCGGAAGTTGTAGAAGTAGAGCGCAAGAAACAAAAAGATGCTCTGGACAAAATTGCCATTCTGGAAGATAAATTAAAAACTTTATAA
- a CDS encoding RNA polymerase sigma factor: MASKEKEFAQLIKDNQGLIIKVSRLYTNSLEDEEDLFQEIVLQLWRSYDSFKGNSKISTWMYRVALNTAITLFRKKSKSLPTNELDINHRDFVEDDDDKQQQISLLYTVIKTLPNVERAIVMMYLDDLPYKDIAENLGITEVNARVKMNRLKKTLKEQMEKYA; the protein is encoded by the coding sequence TTGGCTTCAAAAGAAAAAGAATTCGCGCAGCTTATTAAAGATAATCAGGGACTGATTATCAAGGTTTCGCGTCTCTATACAAATTCTCTTGAAGATGAAGAAGACCTTTTTCAGGAAATTGTTCTACAGCTCTGGAGAAGCTATGATTCTTTTAAAGGAAATTCCAAAATTTCTACGTGGATGTACCGTGTTGCTTTGAACACTGCCATTACACTTTTCAGAAAAAAAAGCAAAAGCCTCCCTACCAATGAACTGGATATCAACCACCGGGATTTTGTAGAAGATGATGATGATAAACAGCAGCAGATTTCACTTCTCTATACCGTGATCAAAACACTGCCGAATGTGGAAAGAGCCATCGTAATGATGTATCTTGACGACCTGCCTTATAAGGATATTGCAGAAAACCTCGGAATTACCGAAGTAAATGCGCGCGTGAAAATGAACAGATTAAAGAAAACCCTAAAGGAACAAATGGAAAAATATGCCTGA
- a CDS encoding DUF72 domain-containing protein — MKFGQVEDPSKIDFTLPKDHPRTKDILKKNKKGLETISVGCAKWNKTDLKGFYPKGTKDELTYYATQFNSIELNATFYGMPTPEQVQTWKEKTPENFKFFPKITNTVSHFRRLLNIDDAVTQFAGAVLNFDEKLGMVFLQLHDNFKPKDYDRLEKFVKSWPREVPLGIELRNTEWFTGEDIFNTTCTLFETHGITNIIVDTAGRRDMLHMRLTTPNAFIRYVGANAESDYERLDDWLKHLTKWKKDGLQNLYFFVHQNVEKASPLLSAYFIKKMNEEWKTDLPIPKMATESTETLF; from the coding sequence ATGAAATTCGGACAAGTAGAAGATCCTTCAAAAATAGATTTTACATTACCCAAAGACCATCCCAGAACAAAGGACATTTTAAAGAAAAATAAAAAGGGACTGGAGACCATCTCTGTGGGATGCGCAAAATGGAATAAAACCGACCTTAAAGGTTTCTACCCGAAAGGGACTAAGGATGAACTGACGTATTATGCCACTCAGTTTAATTCTATTGAACTCAATGCTACGTTCTACGGGATGCCGACTCCCGAACAGGTACAGACATGGAAAGAAAAGACCCCGGAAAATTTTAAATTTTTCCCTAAAATCACCAATACCGTTTCGCACTTCAGAAGACTTCTTAATATTGATGATGCCGTCACTCAATTTGCCGGCGCTGTTTTAAATTTTGATGAAAAACTAGGCATGGTCTTTCTGCAGCTTCATGATAATTTTAAACCGAAAGATTATGACCGATTAGAAAAATTTGTAAAAAGCTGGCCCCGGGAAGTTCCGTTAGGAATCGAACTGAGAAATACAGAATGGTTTACCGGTGAAGACATCTTTAATACAACGTGCACGCTCTTCGAGACCCATGGCATTACCAACATTATTGTAGATACTGCAGGACGAAGAGACATGCTTCATATGCGCCTTACTACTCCCAATGCATTTATACGGTATGTAGGTGCCAATGCAGAAAGTGATTATGAAAGATTAGACGACTGGCTGAAACATCTTACGAAATGGAAAAAAGATGGACTTCAAAATTTATATTTTTTTGTCCATCAGAACGTAGAGAAAGCCTCGCCACTTCTTTCCGCTTATTTTATTAAAAAGATGAATGAGGAATGGAAAACAGACCTTCCGATACCTAAAATGGCAACTGAAAGCACGGAAACCTTATTTTAA
- a CDS encoding polyphosphate kinase 2 family protein has protein sequence MDTNFSDDFEVKGKFSLKKYSTKYEGKITKDQGAQLLIQEKEKLRDLQEKLYADGSKSLLVVLQAMDAAGKDSLIEHVFGGVNPQGCTVTSFKTPSSREYSHDFLWRHYLALPTKGMIGIFNRSHYESVLVCKVHPEYNLNEKTWKSVKDFDDKFWENRYESIRNFEKHLSDNGTTIIKIFLNVSKDEQKKRLLDRINEQDKNWKFSAADLPERALFDQYMECYETAINETSKNYAPWYVLPADNKWFARVAAVQIIIDALEKMDLHYPQVSQEEIVALQTAKKNLEDE, from the coding sequence ATGGACACCAATTTCTCAGATGACTTTGAAGTTAAAGGAAAATTTTCACTGAAAAAATATTCTACGAAATATGAAGGAAAAATCACCAAAGATCAGGGAGCCCAGTTACTGATTCAGGAGAAAGAAAAACTTCGTGATTTACAGGAAAAATTATATGCCGACGGCAGCAAATCTCTTCTGGTAGTGCTTCAGGCGATGGATGCTGCCGGAAAAGACAGCCTTATAGAGCATGTTTTCGGAGGGGTAAATCCTCAGGGCTGTACCGTAACCAGCTTCAAAACGCCGAGTTCCAGAGAATATTCCCACGATTTTCTGTGGAGACATTATCTCGCTCTTCCTACTAAAGGTATGATTGGTATATTCAACCGTTCTCACTATGAAAGTGTACTGGTATGTAAAGTTCATCCTGAATATAATTTAAATGAAAAAACATGGAAATCTGTAAAAGACTTTGACGATAAGTTCTGGGAAAACAGATATGAAAGTATCCGGAACTTTGAAAAACATCTTTCTGATAATGGAACCACCATTATTAAAATATTTTTAAACGTTTCAAAGGATGAACAAAAGAAAAGGCTTCTCGACAGAATTAATGAACAGGATAAGAACTGGAAATTTTCCGCTGCTGACCTTCCGGAAAGGGCTTTATTCGATCAATATATGGAGTGCTATGAAACTGCAATTAATGAGACTTCTAAAAATTATGCTCCATGGTACGTCCTTCCCGCAGACAATAAATGGTTTGCAAGAGTTGCCGCTGTTCAGATTATTATCGATGCCTTAGAAAAAATGGATCTTCATTACCCACAGGTGTCACAAGAAGAGATCGTAGCACTTCAGACCGCAAAAAAAAACCTGGAAGATGAGTAA
- a CDS encoding alpha/beta hydrolase family protein → MEKLSLITRDDISVIAHLFLPERSNNKLLLINSATGVRQQVYFSFANYFSQKGFTVITYDYRGIGLSKPEKMRNFKASMRVWESEDYRTVTDYIKNNYNDYQKYGLGHSVGALILGMNKDSEIFEEFVFVGTQNAFVGNLKFRTKIEAYLGFGIMQPITTGLLGYFPAHWFGLGESLPKNCAYDWRTLILNRKSTNRLLEKSVDFSKELNQKVLVIRAEDDVWLTEKGVRNLLDDTYPNLKPVYRLVKTSESEKGEIGHINFFRSYNKKLWTIILNELI, encoded by the coding sequence ATGGAAAAGCTTAGTCTCATCACCAGGGATGATATTTCAGTCATTGCGCATCTCTTTTTGCCTGAAAGAAGCAATAACAAACTTCTGCTGATCAATTCTGCGACGGGAGTCAGACAGCAGGTCTATTTTTCTTTTGCGAACTATTTTTCTCAAAAAGGATTTACCGTCATTACCTACGATTACCGTGGAATCGGACTTTCAAAACCTGAAAAGATGAGAAATTTTAAAGCTTCAATGCGCGTGTGGGAATCCGAGGATTATAGAACAGTTACCGATTATATTAAAAACAATTACAACGACTATCAGAAATATGGTCTCGGACATTCTGTGGGAGCGTTAATTTTAGGGATGAACAAAGATTCAGAAATATTTGAGGAATTTGTTTTCGTAGGAACTCAGAATGCGTTTGTCGGAAACTTAAAATTCAGGACAAAAATAGAAGCGTATCTTGGCTTTGGAATTATGCAGCCTATAACTACCGGGTTATTAGGCTACTTTCCAGCACATTGGTTTGGATTGGGAGAAAGTCTTCCAAAAAATTGCGCTTACGACTGGAGAACCTTAATTTTGAACAGGAAATCTACCAACAGACTTTTGGAGAAAAGTGTTGATTTCTCTAAAGAATTAAACCAGAAAGTATTGGTGATCCGGGCAGAAGACGATGTATGGCTTACAGAAAAAGGTGTGAGAAACTTACTGGATGATACCTATCCGAACCTGAAACCTGTTTATCGGCTGGTAAAAACTTCAGAATCTGAAAAGGGAGAAATAGGGCACATTAATTTTTTCAGAAGCTATAATAAAAAGCTTTGGACTATTATTTTAAATGAATTGATATGA
- a CDS encoding DUF1573 domain-containing protein, producing the protein MKKLIAGIALFGTFALASAQTITFDKTTFDYGTVKPNADGIRFFTVTNTGDKPLVLSNVKASCGCTTPEFSTDPIMPGKSAKIKVGYNTAINGGFNKMIEVFSNDPANSRSVIYIKGTVDANAPATATVAPAAPATKAEAKAAKKMEKQAKKVAAK; encoded by the coding sequence ATGAAAAAATTAATCGCAGGAATTGCGTTATTCGGAACATTTGCTTTAGCATCTGCACAAACTATTACATTTGACAAGACTACTTTTGACTATGGTACAGTAAAGCCTAATGCTGACGGTATTAGATTTTTTACGGTAACCAACACTGGTGATAAGCCTTTGGTTCTTTCAAACGTAAAAGCCTCATGCGGATGTACCACTCCTGAATTCAGCACTGATCCTATTATGCCGGGAAAATCTGCAAAAATCAAAGTTGGATACAACACTGCGATCAATGGTGGATTTAACAAAATGATTGAAGTTTTTTCTAATGACCCTGCCAATAGCAGAAGCGTGATCTACATCAAAGGAACGGTAGATGCCAATGCTCCGGCAACTGCTACTGTAGCTCCGGCGGCTCCGGCTACAAAAGCTGAAGCGAAAGCAGCAAAAAAAATGGAAAAACAAGCCAAAAAAGTAGCGGCAAAGTAA
- a CDS encoding ribokinase — translation MNFSSEQPKIIVVGSSSIDLILETEKVPASNETVIAYHSESYFGGKGANQAVATARLGASVYFVGCVGMDPLGQQIMRNLVNENVNVGFVHETDKETTGTAYVTTCDGDAAIVVVPAANNHLSIEHVEMADKYFHTVDLVLVQLEVPMKVIEYTVRKAKKYRKMVGLYASPAARVHDDILEMVDFIVAKSSELYIVFGEEEREKILKKYFNKVFVRDDTNSTVYFNGTEMKYYRNDNDKTFYKMGTGDGFTSGFAVALCHGNSIEECVKFGNDVSIRVAAKKGSQTGLPRVSDFYS, via the coding sequence ATGAATTTCTCATCTGAACAACCAAAAATCATCGTTGTAGGAAGTTCTTCTATCGATCTTATATTAGAGACCGAAAAAGTTCCCGCATCAAACGAAACCGTTATCGCATACCATTCTGAAAGCTATTTCGGAGGAAAAGGAGCGAACCAGGCAGTAGCAACGGCAAGGCTGGGAGCCAGCGTTTATTTTGTGGGTTGTGTGGGGATGGATCCTCTGGGGCAGCAGATTATGAGAAATCTGGTCAATGAGAATGTGAATGTAGGCTTTGTACATGAAACGGATAAGGAAACCACGGGGACCGCTTATGTGACAACCTGTGACGGAGATGCAGCTATTGTAGTCGTTCCTGCAGCCAATAATCACCTCAGTATTGAGCATGTGGAAATGGCAGATAAGTATTTTCATACGGTAGACCTGGTATTGGTACAGCTGGAGGTTCCGATGAAAGTTATTGAATATACCGTACGGAAAGCCAAGAAATATCGTAAGATGGTCGGATTATATGCCTCTCCGGCGGCAAGAGTACATGATGATATTCTGGAAATGGTAGATTTTATTGTGGCAAAAAGCAGCGAACTCTATATTGTTTTTGGAGAAGAGGAGAGGGAGAAGATTCTTAAAAAATACTTCAATAAGGTTTTTGTAAGAGATGATACCAATTCTACCGTGTATTTCAATGGTACCGAAATGAAGTACTACCGGAATGATAATGATAAGACCTTTTATAAAATGGGAACCGGCGACGGTTTTACATCGGGTTTTGCCGTAGCATTATGTCACGGGAATTCTATTGAAGAATGTGTAAAGTTTGGAAATGATGTTTCTATCAGAGTTGCCGCTAAAAAAGGATCGCAAACCGGACTTCCACGAGTGTCGGATTTCTATTCATAA
- a CDS encoding HD domain-containing protein, giving the protein MNTLIENTISFVKEKLAGAEAGHDWFHIERVWKLSKKIAETERCNTDIVELSALLHDIADPKFHNGDETIALTVSREFLENQHAEERTIEQVLFIIKNISFKNRGEAPENLPVELKIVQDADRIDAIGAIGIARTFNFGGFKNNLMYDPNIEPKLEMSKEEYKKSNGTTINHFYEKLLLLKDLMNTKEGKKIAEERHDFMLLFLDQFYKEWNVD; this is encoded by the coding sequence ATGAATACTTTAATCGAAAATACAATATCTTTTGTAAAAGAAAAACTGGCAGGTGCAGAAGCAGGACATGACTGGTTTCATATTGAAAGAGTATGGAAACTTTCAAAAAAGATAGCGGAGACAGAAAGATGCAATACCGATATCGTTGAACTTTCAGCATTACTTCACGATATCGCAGACCCGAAATTTCATAATGGAGACGAAACGATCGCTTTAACAGTGTCACGTGAGTTCCTGGAAAATCAGCATGCTGAAGAGCGTACGATTGAGCAGGTCTTGTTTATTATCAAGAATATTTCATTTAAAAACAGGGGAGAAGCTCCCGAAAATCTTCCTGTTGAATTAAAGATCGTTCAGGATGCTGACAGAATAGATGCCATCGGAGCGATCGGCATCGCACGGACCTTTAATTTTGGAGGATTTAAAAACAATCTGATGTATGACCCCAATATCGAACCGAAATTAGAGATGTCAAAAGAAGAGTATAAAAAATCTAACGGAACAACCATTAATCATTTTTACGAGAAATTATTGCTGTTAAAGGATTTAATGAATACAAAAGAGGGTAAAAAAATAGCCGAGGAAAGACATGATTTTATGTTGCTTTTCCTCGACCAGTTTTATAAAGAATGGAATGTAGACTAG
- a CDS encoding beta-carotene 15,15'-monooxygenase produces the protein MPEFDLDSFKKTWQEQPVQQKYDHSAILEMLNRKSRNYVKYILWISVVEFIFFSILGLFYILQGKESNSFISILEKLGARKTTELEGSLDNIYVVLKVLSLSITAYFVYKFYQNYKKIKIEENLKKLILKIIQFKKTVNAFILINIILLISFTSVFTLFILYVLNTQNIEVTNSTLTGFIIGAIISTAVAVLLIWLYYKIVYGIIMRKLDKNLRQLKEIESQEF, from the coding sequence ATGCCTGAATTTGACTTAGACAGTTTCAAGAAAACATGGCAGGAACAACCTGTTCAGCAAAAATATGACCACAGTGCCATCCTCGAGATGCTTAATAGAAAGTCACGGAATTATGTGAAGTATATACTATGGATCAGTGTTGTAGAATTTATATTCTTTTCCATATTGGGGTTATTTTACATTCTTCAGGGAAAAGAATCCAACAGCTTCATCAGTATCCTGGAAAAACTGGGCGCCCGAAAAACAACGGAACTTGAAGGTTCGCTCGACAACATTTATGTAGTGTTAAAAGTGTTGAGCCTTTCTATTACTGCTTATTTTGTTTACAAATTCTATCAGAATTACAAGAAAATAAAAATTGAAGAAAATTTAAAAAAGTTAATTCTAAAAATTATTCAGTTTAAGAAAACCGTGAACGCTTTTATTCTGATTAATATTATCCTGTTGATTTCATTTACCTCTGTTTTTACTTTATTTATATTGTATGTTTTAAATACCCAGAATATTGAGGTGACGAATTCCACCCTTACAGGTTTTATCATCGGAGCCATCATCAGTACCGCGGTCGCCGTGCTTTTGATCTGGCTTTATTATAAAATTGTGTACGGAATTATCATGAGAAAATTAGATAAAAATCTAAGGCAGTTAAAAGAAATAGAATCGCAGGAATTTTAA